One stretch of Thermodesulfobacteriota bacterium DNA includes these proteins:
- a CDS encoding VPLPA-CTERM sorting domain-containing protein, with translation MKKSLFVAAAVVATSLFTCLPAGADMGNIAAWDNSGQPGAQDFTPGAGSSHVTAATMTRGPGLTGNTGSNSFNSKGWEGTAATDFVQFGFQVDPGYTVSLDELWIGTRSSSTGPGTIGYYSSLDGYLTSFFQTAQPANTYVNSRIDLTPLGPVTGSFFIRLYEVGNTQAGGSGATAATGTFRVGDYYDGVTYYDTIVTGQTSAVPVPGAVWLLGSGLAGLARLRRRLA, from the coding sequence ATGAAGAAGAGCCTTTTCGTTGCCGCCGCCGTCGTCGCCACCAGCCTCTTCACCTGCCTGCCCGCCGGCGCCGACATGGGCAACATCGCTGCCTGGGACAATTCGGGGCAGCCGGGCGCCCAGGATTTCACCCCGGGCGCCGGCAGCAGCCACGTCACTGCCGCCACCATGACCCGGGGTCCCGGACTGACCGGGAACACCGGCAGCAACTCCTTCAACAGCAAAGGCTGGGAGGGGACCGCAGCGACCGACTTCGTCCAGTTCGGCTTTCAGGTGGATCCGGGATACACCGTTAGCCTGGACGAGCTGTGGATCGGAACCCGCTCCTCGTCCACCGGTCCCGGGACCATCGGCTACTACTCCTCCCTGGACGGCTACCTGACCTCGTTCTTCCAGACCGCCCAGCCAGCCAACACCTATGTCAACAGCCGGATCGACCTCACCCCTTTGGGACCGGTGACCGGCTCGTTCTTCATCCGCCTCTACGAGGTCGGCAACACCCAAGCGGGTGGATCGGGCGCCACCGCCGCCACCGGCACCTTCCGGGTCGGCGACTACTACGACGGCGTCACCTACTACGACACCATCGTCACCGGCCAGACCAGCGCGGTGCCGGTGCCCGGTGCGGTCTGGCTGCTGGGCTCCGGCCTGGCCGGGCTGGCCCGCCTGCGCCGGCGCCTGGCCTGA